The Lolium perenne isolate Kyuss_39 chromosome 6, Kyuss_2.0, whole genome shotgun sequence genome segment ATAAAACATCAAATGAGGTCCGATCAGATGATGTACAAATTTAGGTCATATGAGGCTATGTGATAGAGTAGTACCCCTATTGGTGCACCATCCACAATAATGTAAGTCTGTAATCTTTGTCTATGATACCAAGTGATAAATCTAATATCTTGAAATGGTCTACAACATTGTAATACAGTCCCTTAAAAATTGTTGACATTTGCTCATCTCTAGAAATATTTTACACCCCCTTTAGAAATAACTAATACACTGACATTGTTATATTATACGCCTACATAATTTAACACGAAATATATTATCTTTACTAGCATATGAAATATGTTCGGGTTAATGTGGGAACCTCCCTCAACCGATTATGATAACTTAAATTTCATGTAATaactatgaaaatgaaaagagcaAGCACTTTGTACGCCCTGGCGTTTGATTTTCTTCTATTGCGTGAGATTTACTAATTCTATTGGCGATTCATGGGCGAATTTTGGAACCATGGCAACACAGTAGGCAttgccatttttttttttttttgataaggaGTAGGCATTGCCATTTAAATTACCAACCTTCGTGTTTACCTTATGCAAATTAATAGTCCTTCAGGAAATATATGCAAAAAAGTTGTGCAGTTCAAGCATAGAGCAGGGTGCCAGCAACCTGATGCTCATGATCCTGCACCAGGTTGACATCGGACTCTCTGAGGATGTGAGGCCAAGAGAGGCTCAAGCCATCGCCCATCGGGGAGTCACTAAATTAGTTAGCACGGGTGAGCAGGTTGCCAGAATGCCAGCAACCCAGTCCTTGGTAATACCTCCAACTCCGACAGTTGCTTGCTCTTGTACAGTGAGAATATAATGGCAAAGCTAAACGGTGTTGTATCATTCCATTTTTTTTGTACTGGAAGTTATACGGTTATATATTGTTTCCTTTTTGGCTGACAGACTGGCAATACTTGTAAAGTTTTACTTACTTATTGTTATTGTTCATTTTTTTGTTGAATATTATTGTGTTTTTTTACTATTTCCCCATGTTTTAGGCTAACCAGGAAAAATTCCGGCATGTCTGGTCGAATTCTAACTTTGCCACAGCTAGGCTAAAGCAAAGTGTAGCTAAAAAACTATAAGAGGTCGTTTGGTAGCCAGGATTTCATTTtgtttgtagcattttgaaatgaatggatgtattcatttcatttacattgtaattccagaaatgtacacttgtttggttgccacaggaattgcaaatgacagcagaattcaatattgaatttgtaaatgGCTTCCTTATAGAAACGCAAATGACAGGTCTCAGCTTGGAATTGTGTTTACCCATGGCATCATTTTGCTAgatttcctaaatgaaatgatggcccaattctgtggcaaccaaacagccaacctatggaattccaaaatgaattccaggattctaggcccaaatgatggataccaaacgacttcTAAGAACCACAcctcggccaataaaaatgacaGACAAAATCTTAGTCTACAACTGTAGCAACTAACAAAACGTCAAACTAAAGAATTATGACACGTCCTTCGTCAAAAAGTTGTACACATCTTGATTTTAGAGCCGAGGCAACAGTTCTGGGTGCCAAGATTAGTTGAGTTGTCAATAGACCCCTACTGCATAAAATGTTACATGCATCATACATCTCCTAAACCTGACAACATTCACTTACAGTTCAATAAACATAAAGCACTCCCAAATTTCCCCAACGAGCTAGCACTCAGTGGCAGACAGACATCAAATCTACATGAAAATTCCTCCCCGACATGATTTAAGCTTACTGCTAAATACACACTAGATAAATTGCTGCCACATCATTTGCAGATTAGAGTGGGCATCCATGGGCAACAAAATCATCACCATGTTCAAATTAGTCAGCAGAAGCAACAAGAGCTGTGCGAGCAGTTGTGAAAGTTGATATCAGTGCCCCAAGCTGCAGTTTGTCATTGCAAGCGAAGGTTAGTCGATACCTGCACAGGAAAGAACAGAGAGTGGTATCAGTAAAATTCCGACGTTTTATTATTCTACTTTCACCAGCAGAATCAAGACTCAATACTTGGCAAATATTACCATTAAAGAAGAAATGCAAAAGAAAATTTTGTTCATCATACTTTTCTCAGCAAAATCATAGCTCAAACACAGGTGGAGTATTTCTGAGGATCATTTTGGCCTTTAGGTCACTATGTAGTATCTAGTATTCTACCTCAAATATTCCACATAGACAAAGGTTTTCTATAAGTAATTGCCTTGGAGTTAATTAAAGTCAAGAGGCATCACAATGCCCACCTCAGACACATTACAGTTACTCAGCAGCAGTAaccacatatgtaaactagaaagACTATCCTGGACAATATAATACGCATAAATCCTCAAAACACATATGGCAATTTGACTTCCAAGTGAGAATACTGTTACATTTAGCTGTCAATCTGAACAGAGTCATCAGCAAAACACAACTAACTGATGATAACAGAATTAAAATTCAACTTCAGAAGTATAAACAGGACATACTCAATATCTGCCAAATCATTAATCAACTTTACTCGTACATCAGATGGCATTTTTATTTTGAACACAAACCTGCAAGAAATTAATTGAAATAATTAAAAGGAGGATTAGAAGGATTTAGAGAATAGGGAAGTTCAGAAGGAACAAAAGGCAGGCAGGAGCACTTACATAGTGACCTCCCGTATGATATCAATCAAGGCAAGACCTTTTCTCATCTTCATATCAGATATATCTGAAAAGATTAGGAGACAGATTGCATTAGACACACACTTAGACAATAATTCATGAATGATAGTAATGGTATGGTTACATTTATAGCTTGATGAAAATGGTTCGTTCAGTAACCAAAATGCTATCTGCTCGATATCTTTAGGCATGGGGTTTCCCGTGCAAAGGTAGACAGCTTCTTCTGTTATTTGCTGGGATGCCATGTGTGTTGACTGTGCATAAGAAGGCAATATATGTCAGTGTCAAACCAAAGGCACATCAGCTCATTAGCAAGAAAATGGATATCAGGACAGAAGACTTATAGTTCTATAAAGTACTTGAGATTACTCAGACGTAACCTGCAATATATTCAAAGCCTTCCTCATGTCACCATTACTTAACCGCACCAGGGCTGTCAAACCACCCTCATCTACATCAAGCCTGCAAGGATAAGATAAATTAAGTGTTTTCATATACAAAAAAATACTGGCTTAGTCCCAACATAGTAAAGAAAGTCAATCATAGAAACTGAGGAACATAACAACAGTTCTAGAATACTAATAGAATCTTACAAGAAAACAAGTGCTTACCCCTCAGACTTTATTATATGTTGAAGACGCTCAGTAACATGAGAGCCATCAAGTGGGGCAAATCTAAACCTAGTGCACCTAGATTGTAGTGCTGGGATGATTTTATTCACATGATTGCATATGAGTGCAAACCTTGTGCTCCTTGTATACTTCTCAATAACTGCAAGGAGCAGAGTGAATAGATTTGATGAAAATAATAATAGAATATGggtcaaaaagaaaaaaattgaacAGCAGAAAGAACCTCTCCGCAGTGCAAATTGTGCATCCTTAGTCATGGCATCTGCTTCATCCAACAGGACCAATTTAACAGCAGGCTTCGCTCTACAGAAGTTAACAGCATTATGAAGAAGTGATAAAACAATATCATCATTGCTTGATACTGCAATAGGCTGTCATTCTTCAATAGTTCATTCAACTATGCCGTGCCCCAAATGCAGCTAAGGAATCAACTGTGGTTACAATGAAACGCATGCACATAAGCAACTCTAGGCAAGTAGTATTTAGTTCAGATGATGATTGCATACTACAAGATTACTTATAAGAAGATACAACCTCATTTTAAAACCACGGATCCCTTTCTCAGCATGCAACTGCAGTTCCACATTAGAACAAGGATAGAGCTCACGAAAATAGCAAAATATCAATTAAGCTTTGGCACTACGCAGGGAAATGGACACCCCCGCCAACCCCACACACGGaacaaagaaaagaaatattattcACAATTTTTTGCAAAAATGTAAATCTGATAGGTAGGACTCATAGTGCATACCCAAAAGAGAGGCTGTGTGCACTAGCGAAGTCCTGTATCTGCTGCCTCACAACACCAATCCCACGTTCATCTGACGCATTGAGCTCCAGAATCATGTTGCCATACTGTGACCCATAAATCTTCCTCGCAACAGCTAGTATCGTCGATGTTTTCCCGGTGCCAGGTGGACCGTATAGCAACAAATGCGGAAGCCTGTTCTCATCTGTAAGCCTATCAACtacaataaataaaataaaataaatcatTAGATTATCTCAAAGAGTCAAGGTCTGGAAATTGCAGAACCATGCATTATAGGTAGATAACAAAAAAAATGTCAAGTTAGTACTAGGTAATAATGAGATGTTACAGCTAAACGGTCCCAAAATTTAGTGACAGGCTGACGGTTTACATATAGCTAGATATTGGGGCGGAATGCCATGTGACAACAAATAAACACGAAATCACTTGGGAAACCAGTTCTCACTTAAAATCACAGGTAGCATTAAGCATGCACATCACAAATTGCTAGTCACTAAAGCAAGCACAGTGTCGGGCACTCGAGCCTACCCTGAAGCATCAAATAAATATTAAATGGCTGGCTGCTATAGTAGAGAAGCCCAAATCCCCAACCATATGGAGCAACAGGATTTCATCAGTAAAGCCATAGGGCGTGACTATTTCACCGAATCCATGCGCCATAAGACCAAATCTCACCCTCATGCGGTAGAACCAACCCACAGGCCGACCACAAGACCAATGTTCTAAATAGGGGATCATAATCGCTCCCGCGAACACTGAAACGCGGCGCCGAGTCAGCCAACTAAGCAGAGCAGTCGAGTAGGCAAATGGGGCAGCGGGGCACTTACTGGTGTCGACGATGTCGCGGTGGGCGGCGACGTCGGCGAGGGACTGGGGGCGGTACTTCTCGACCCAGGGCGAGGACTTGACGGCGGAGGCGGGGAGCGGGCCCTTGCCCTTGAAGGCCGGGGGcgggggcgcggcggcggcggcggcggcgtcgatgtccatcggggcggcggcggtggcgcccGCCATGGCGGAGGAAACCCTAGAGTTTTGGGGAGGGAATTGGGGGGAATGATTGGCGCCAATTCCAAAGCTTGGCGAGATCCCTCGGCCGCACTCGGAAGTCGGAGTGGTGCGGGCGGCGGTCGAAGAGGAGGGTTAGCTCGAGTCCAGTCCTGGGCCTGGGCCGAGGCCTATGTGCGCAATGTCTGTCAATGGGTTTCGTTAGATGGACCTTGTGTTCTAAAAAAGAGTAAAGTCTGAAACAAACCTTGAAGTTGATTCGGTTGACCGAATCAGACCTTAAATTTTTAATCCCGGAAATTAGCACCCCGAGCTTACTGTTCCCGGTCTTTACTTGCATGGAGCTTGTTTCCGTTCAATATCTCGTGGCAGCAGTCAACGCTGGGATTGCTAACTGTTCATCATCCTGATGCAGACCGCACGCACCCGTGAGCCCGTCGttgttgcaacgccgataatgtgCCCAACTAGGCAAGCAAGGGCAACTAGGCCATGGCCTCTACCTCCTTTACAGGTGCGAGTGTGCCGTCGATGTACTTCAACCGTTCAGCCCTGAGCACATATGCTACACCGCTGCAACGTGGTGATCACTTTCATGCCCATCGTCTCCACGGCAACACACGGGTGCGCTCTGTGCAATGTGCTGGCCACCAAGCCACGCGCCATTCAGCTACAGGTGTGCGCCGCCGTCGAGGCCCAAGTCGCGCGTTGCGCTGCAGGTTGGGCCGTCGAGATCCATGCAGTGCGCTCCGCCCGTGGAGGTACAGGTCGCACGACGGGCTGCATTGAGGTCCATGCATTGCGCTCCGCTCCAGTTCGCGCGCCATCCAACTACAGGTCGCGCGCCGCCGTGGAGGTACAGGTCGCACGCCACGCTGCGCTGCAGGTCGAGCCGTCGAGGTCCATGAGGAGAGTACGCCCGGGATGGAGGGGGTCGGACGTGAGGACGCCCCTTTTGGTCGCTGAGCCTCCCGTTCCGTTCCATTACAGTCTAATCGTAGTGGCCTGAAAGGTCCAGTTATTCCTACGAGAACGAAGCATATGGCATGTGGGCCACTGATGTCAATGGGAGAGAGATGAGACTCCTGACCACATCACATGATCCTTGTTTGGAAACCACCCAAAAGCAAAAAATGACCGGGATTGATAAGTATAGGGTGGTGATTTCCGGGATTAGGAGTTCAAGGTTTACTTtcaacaccctctacaactttAAGGTTTATATCAGACTTTACTCTCTAAAAAAATGATGGGCCTTGTAAACATTAATAAGGTGCAAGTGAGATCCCACACCTAAGTCCCACTTATAGCGCATTTTTAAGTTCTAAAAAAACTTATAGCGCATTTTTAGCTTTTCTAGTGTAGTTGAAGCTAAAATGCACTATAAACAGGACTTAGGTGACACCCTAAAGATTAACATAGTATTAACCCTAAAAACAGTCATTGAAGAGGTGGCTCGGTCCTATCGATGTTCTTCGTATCCCAAGATTTAGTTTCTCGGTGTGTCGTCACCGCGTGTCGTCTTGTGTGATGGCCGAGGCGAGGTGGATATTGTGGAGCGACGATGTTGTTTCGAAGGTGGTGAATATGGCATTCTTCCCCGACATCATCGATGGAGTGCGGCGGATTTGGGTCAACGGTAACATTGATGAAAAATCAAAATTCATGAATATGCATATAGTTTTGTTTgacattcaaaattatgaatttgttATGTTACACTTGAGCATTTATTCGTTTGGGCCAATCTAGGTTAGGGATTGGACTAGTTTCGACCCGAGAAAAAAAAAGCTACTTAGTTTAAAATAGCTTAAGTTTGaattaccccccccccccccccgacacttattatggatcgaagAGAGTATTAAAAAACCACGACGACAACATGCCACGTGCAGTTAACGACCGGGATCCACCTGACACTAATTTATTTTAGCACAGATAAGAAGGTGACCTGATCACTAAATAGGGCAATCCGATAAAGATGtggtaatttaaaaaaaaaagtgaaaaaacagTGGTATAAACTATCACTAAAAATAGTAAAAATATTAAGTGTAACTGGGTTTTGTCAccctaaagaaaaaaaaacaggtGGTGGTCTTAAGCAGATGAGCTTTTATTTAAGTGAGTCAACATTAAGCAAAGAAAATGCAGATACAGAGGTGACAAGAATCTAGAACTAGAAGAGCATGCGAGCTTCGCCTCGCCGCCTACATAACATTGTCCTAGAGCGTGATCAGACGTATTACTTTCTATTACCTCCGGTCGAAAATAATCGTGACCATGCGTATTACTTTGTACTACCTCGGTCGAAATTAATCAAGCGAATGCATGAGCCTGCGTCAATCTAATTCAACTGGAGGAAGTAATAGCCAGACTCAATGGGATTGTGTTTCTAATGTTACTGTCTGGTGGCAGTCCATCCCTTGTCGATCCCGAACCGGTAGTTTTGTTTTCATCAACTATCCTTTGTGCTGCTGTAAGCAAATTTAACTACGTGCCACAGAGGGAAACATCTCAACCGGTTGTCTTGTGCACACTCGAGAAACATAACCTACGGATAGACTCGAGAGTGGCAATAAAGAAAAAGTTGTGTAATtgcaaaaaggaaaaaaaacaaaCAAACAACACATCAAGGCAAGGACACACAAACAGCACGTAGCTGAGCTAGCCCGGCTTAAAGTTTGgaggattttttttctgaatggaGAAGACCTACGTTGTTGGGTTTTCAAGCTCAACAGGGAGGTCAAGTTAGTCTTGAAAATAAACTCAATAGCAACACGACATGCAGTAATAAACGGAGGGATACAACATATTTCCTAACAAATAAGCCAGAGATTTTAGCTACTGTACTGGACATGAGCATAAGATTCAGCCACAAAGAATCAGTGCTTTTTACAAACAAAAACTCGAAAACACCATCTCAACACTGGAGCCTGCACGTGTTGCTGTAATTGGTATCATGTACCTATCCATCAGAAGGAAAGCTAGCTGAGTAAATCATACTAAACTCAGTGTAATGAAATCAATGAGCTTAGATAAAGTGACAACAAACATATATTCAGCATGATACTCCGGGAAATTGTATGTAAGCAGAAATGGTGGTAAGGTGGGTCCAATTCACATTTAGAGCAGAGGCTTCGCTTGGAGTAAAAAAGAGTGGCCTGAGAAGCCAGGTAGACAACCCAGCATACAGTTTAGAGGAATTGTAAAGTAATATGTAGTATAATAAGCATCTAAATCCATTCCATGTAAAGAAGTAACAATAGGCTAACTGGCTAAGCGCAAAGGGTAACCAATATTATCTATTTAGAGAAGAAATAAATTATAAATGCTCATATATTTTATAAGTAACTTTGAGTTGTTGTCGCTAGAGGTTAGATACCTAGTATCGATCTAACACTTGTTCCATGGTAATAGACATGCATCCTTCCTTATACTACTGTGAATCCCTTCCATGTAAAGAAGCAAATATATTAACTGATGACACAAGGTAATTAAAAGCATCCATCAGGTTAGTTGTAAAAAAGGAATGGGTGAATAGCTACCCTTGGGAAAGTTAGAAGGGAAATACACTTATAACTCAGAAGCACTTTACTTAGTGTTTTGGGGTTATAATTATGAGCACTTCATGATAATGCAATAAAATTGCAGATAAAAATTAGCGTATACTAAGAATCAATACATATTCTATAGTTAAAAACCATTCCTTATATcatgaaaacagaaaatgaaacaaGTCATTAGTATTTCAGCGAGAGTTGCTGTTTTCCTTGACTAAAAAACTGCATTATTTCAATATGGCCAATAGGTTCCATCCATATCTGAACACTCATATTGCTCACATGTAGCAGGCAACCAACCCATGATTTCACAATTCACCCAATATGTCTAGACAGTAGGCAAAAGCCACAGCAATGCGTGGATAAACACAAAGCTAAGACGAATGTAAACCCTGGTAGGAATAGTAATAGAAAAATAATAGGTCAGAGGTTTGTACATCAAATTCAAAGGAACCTTAGGAGTCAGGACGATGTAGGAGATTTGTGAGCAGCAGGCAGCGACACCAATTCCATGAAAAACTTGGACACACATCAGATTCGACACACGAAAGTTAAGTGATTAAAGCCATTAAAATGGTAGAGAATCTGAAAAAAAAGGGCGGGGTATCGTTGTGGTGAAGAGGAGATGATTGACGTCCTGTAGAAACGAAATGGGTCCAGTACAAATAGGAGAAGATTACTGACTTGTAATAGAGAAATAAAGTAGAACAGTAAAGAAGTTCACCTAGAGCGTTTTACTGCCCTGTAAGCAAGACGCTATGAGATTGCTAGCTGATGAATAGTGCATAACAAATTCTTCATTATAGGAAGCACTAAGCAACTGCCACTACTGGTTAACTAATTAAGAATTCTCCGCATATGCAGCGagtgcaattgccaaagatgtcCATGTAAATCAAGTTATAGGAAAACTTTTCTTCCAAATGTGCCTTACATATTTA includes the following:
- the LOC127343981 gene encoding replication factor C subunit 3 isoform X1 — translated: MAGATAAAPMDIDAAAAAAAPPPPAFKGKGPLPASAVKSSPWVEKYRPQSLADVAAHRDIVDTIDRLTDENRLPHLLLYGPPGTGKTSTILAVARKIYGSQYGNMILELNASDERGIGVVRQQIQDFASAHSLSFGAKPAVKLVLLDEADAMTKDAQFALRRVIEKYTRSTRFALICNHVNKIIPALQSRCTRFRFAPLDGSHVTERLQHIIKSEGLDVDEGGLTALVRLSNGDMRKALNILQSTHMASQQITEEAVYLCTGNPMPKDIEQIAFWLLNEPFSSSYKCNHTITIIHELLSKCVSNAICLLIFSDISDMKMRKGLALIDIIREVTMFVFKIKMPSDVRVKLINDLADIEYRLTFACNDKLQLGALISTFTTARTALVASAD
- the LOC127343981 gene encoding replication factor C subunit 3 isoform X2; amino-acid sequence: MAGATAAAPMDIDAAAAAAAPPPPAFKGKGPLPASAVKSSPWVEKYRPQSLADVAAHRDIVDTIDRLTDENRLPHLLLYGPPGTGKTSTILAVARKIYGSQYGNMILELNASDERGIGVVRQQIQDFASAHSLSFGAKPAVKLVLLDEADAMTKDAQFALRRVIEKYTRSTRFALICNHVNKIIPALQSRCTRFRFAPLDGSHVTERLQHIIKSEGLDVDEGGLTALVRLSNGDMRKALNILQSTHMASQQITEEAVYLCTGNPMPKDIEQIAFWLLNEPFSSSYKYISDMKMRKGLALIDIIREVTMFVFKIKMPSDVRVKLINDLADIEYRLTFACNDKLQLGALISTFTTARTALVASAD